In one Arachis duranensis cultivar V14167 chromosome 9, aradu.V14167.gnm2.J7QH, whole genome shotgun sequence genomic region, the following are encoded:
- the LOC107467951 gene encoding U-box domain-containing protein 14, with product MGGGSEKNSKAMMVVARLAESIKEVSGLPECNNVCKRIYGNLVRRVKLLSPLFEELKDSDDESLLSDEQVAAFECLNVALDSAKTLLNSVNHGSKLYQALQRNDTIAKFQQITEKIEEALCGISYDKLEISEEVQEQIELVHAQFKRAKNPTEFADLQLDLDMEVAQKEKDPDPAVLKRLSDKLHLRTINDLKKESAELHELVITSGGEPGEYFETITSLLRKLKDCVLTENPEVDNNDDGKVPIKHRSPVIPDDFRCPISLELMKDPVIVSTGQTYERSCIQKWLDAGHKTCPKTQQTLLHTALTPNYVLKSLIALWCESNGVELPKKQGSCRAKKSGSNHSDCDRTAINTLLDKLANGDMEQQRAAAGELRLLAKRNADNRVCIAEAGAIPLLVELLSSSDPRTQEHAVTALLNLSINESNKGTIVNAGAIPDIVDVLKSGSMEARENAAATLFSLSVLDENKVAIGAAGAIPVLIKLLCEGTPRGKKDAATAIFNLSIYQGNKARAIKAGIVAPLMRFLKDAGGGMVDEALAIMAILASHHEGRIAIGQAEPIPILVEVIRTGSPRNRENAVAVLWSLCTGDLMQLKLAKELGAEEVLHELSENGTDRAKRKAGSILEVLQRIEGDQNVQSS from the exons ATGGGTGGTGGGAGTGAGAAGAACTCCAAGGCCATGATGGTTGTGGCGCGTTTGGCTGAGTCCATAAAGGAGGTTTCAGGGCTTCCAGAGTGCAACAACGTTTGCAAGAGGATTTATGGGAATCTGGTTAGGAGGGTGAAGCTTTTGAGCCCTCTCTTTGAAGAATTGAAGGACAGTGATGATGAGTCCCTCCTCAGTGATGAACAAGTTGCAGCTTTTGAGTGTCTCAACGTTGCATTGGATTCAGCTAAGACTCTTCTTAACTCTGTGAACCATGGGAGTAAGCTTTATCAG GCTTTGCAGAGGAATGATACAATAGCTAAGTTCCAACAAATAACTGAAAAAATTGAAGAGGCATTATGTGGAATTTCCTACGACAAACTTGAGATATCGGAGGAAGTTCAGGAACAG attgaACTGGTGCATGCTCAATTCAAAAGAGCCAAAAATCCTACAGAATTTGCTGATTTACAACTAGATTTGGATATGGAAGTAGCACAGAAAGAAAAAGACCCTGATCCTGCTGTCCTCAAAAGACTTTCCGACAAGTTGCATTTGAGGACTATAAATGATCTGAAGAAAGAGTCTGCTGAGTTACACGAATTGGTTATCACAAGTGGTGGGGAACCAGGAGAATATTTTGAGACAATAACATCCCTTCTTAGGAAACTGAAGGACTGCGTGTTAACCGAAAATCCTGAGGTTGATAACAATGATGATGGAAAAGTGCCAATTAAGCACAGGTCTCCGGTAATCCCAGATGATTTTCGATGTCCTATATCTCTTGAACTGATGAAAGATCCTGTAATTGTCTCTACTGGTCAG ACATATGAAAGATCATGCATTCAGAAATGGCTTGATGCTGGTCACAAAACCTGCCCCAAGACGCAGCAGACACTTTTGCATACTGCCCTTACCCCTAACTATGTTTTGAAGAGTTTGATCGCTTTATGGTGCGAAAGCAATGGTGTTGAGCTACCGAAGAAGCAGGGGAGCTGTAGAGCAAAGAAATCCGGAAGCAATCATTCGGATTGTGACAGAACTGCTATTAACACATTATTGGATAAACTAGCAAACGGTGATATGGAGCAGCAGAGAGCAGCTGCTGGTGAACTCCGGTTGCTGGCTAAAAGGAATGCAGATAACCGAGTGTGTATTGCCGAGGCAGGAGCAATACCACTTCTTGTGGAATTGTTGTCTTCTTCGGATCCTCGAACGCAGGAGCATGCTGTTACAGCACTTCTTAATCTTTCAATCAATGAGAGCAACAAAGGAACTATAGTAAATGCAGGAGCTATACCGGATATCGTAGATGTACTGAAAAGTGGCAGCATGGAGGCTAGAGAAAACGCAGCTGCAACACTCTTTAGCTTATCCGTTCTAGATGAGAACAAGGTTGCAATAGGAGCAGCTGGAGCTATCCCAGTTCTTATAAAGTTACTTTGCGAAGGTACTCCGAGAGGTAAGAAGGATGCGGCTACTGCGATCTTTAATCTTTCCATCTATCAAGGAAACAAAGCAAGAGCCATCAAAGCCGGTATAGTAGCCCCATTAATGCGATTTTTGAAGGATGCCGGGGGTGGTATGGTAGACGAAGCACTAGCTATAATGGCAATCCTTGCAAGCCACCATGAAGGAAGGATAGCAATCGGTCAGGCTGAGCCAATCCCTATTCTAGTGGAGGTTATACGAACCGGGTCTCCACGCAACAGGGAGAATGCCGTGGCCGTATTGTGGTCGCTTTGCACGGGAGATCTAATGCAATTGAAACTAGCAAAGGAACTTGGCGCAGAAGAAGTGTTACACGAATTATCTGAAAATGGCACAGATAGAGCCAAGAGAAAAGCAGGAAGCATATTAGAAGTCTTACAGCGGATTGAAGGGGATCAGAATGTGCAAAGTTCTTAG
- the LOC107467953 gene encoding vacuolar protein-sorting-associated protein 33 homolog, protein MAQIPNLDNAPINLISIREQSQKELINILKNIRGKKCLVIDPKLGDSLSLIIQTSLLKEHGVELRHLSADHIQTDCTKVVYLVRSQPNLIRHICSNIHHDESKGLQREYHVYFVPRRTVVCEKVLEEEKLHNMVTIGEYPLYIVPMDEDVLSFELDLAYKECQVDGDTSSLWHIAKAIHKLEFSFGVIPNLRAKGKASVRVADILNRMQAEEPVNSSDMVMPEINTLILLDREVDMVTPLCSQLTYEGLLDEFLNIKNGSIELDASIMGLQQEGKKTKVPLNSTDKLFKEIRDLNFEVVVQILRQKATSMKQDYTEMTTTSQSVSELKDFVKKLNSLPEITRHINLAQHLTTFTSKPSFLGQLDMEHTIVESQSYDICFDYIEELIHKQEPLTTVLRLLILFSVTNSGLPKKHFDYLRRELLHSYGSEHITTLNNLEKAGLFKKQESRSNWLTIKRALQLVVEDTDTANPNDISYVFSGYAPLSIRLIQHAIRSGWRPVEEILKLLPGPHLETKRGAFSNSPSFDSLSGVSTGIAKVPDGRRALVLVVFVGGVTFAEISALRFLCSQEGMAYDLIIAATKIVDGQTLVETFMEKLG, encoded by the exons ATGGCTCAGATTCCCAACCTGGACAATGCCCCCATCAATCTCATTTCAATCAG GGAACAATCCCaaaaggagctcatcaacatcCTCAAGAAC ATTCGAGGGAAGAAGTGTTTGGTTATCGATCCGAAGCTAGgggactctctctctctcatcataCAGACATCGTTACTCAAG GAGCATGGAGTTGAATTGCGGCATCTTTCGGCTGACCACATTCAAACTGACTGCACCAAAGTGGTCTACCTCGTGCGATCTCAGCCTAATTTGATACGACATATATGTTCTAATATTCACCATGACGAATCAAAAGGACTACAAAGAGAATATCATGTTTATTTTGTCCCCCGCCGCACTGTTGTTTGTGAGAAA GTTCTTGAGGAAGAGAAATTACATAACATGGTTACAATCGGGGAGTATCCCTTGTATATTGTACCAATGGATGAGGATGTACTATCATTTGAGCTTGACCTTGCTTACAAA GAGTGCCAAGTTGATGGTGATACAAGCTCGCTTTGGCATATCGCAAAAGCAATTCACAAACTTGAG tTTTCCTTTGGAGTGATACCAAATCTGAGGGCAAAAGGAAAAGCATCTGTGCGTGTTGCAGACATCCTAAACCGGATGCAGGCTGAGGAACCAGTCAACTCATCTGAC ATGGTTATGCCAGAGATAAACACACTAATCCTTTTAGATAGAGAG GTGGATATGGTTACTCCTTTGTGTTCTCAATTAACATATGAAGGATTACTTGATGAG TTTTTGAATATCAAGAATGGTTCTATAGAGCTTGATGCATCTATTATGGGACTTCAGCAAGAGGGGAAAAAAACTAAAGTTCCACTTAATTCAAC TGACAAGCTCTTCAAGGAGATACGGGATCTCAACTTTGAAGTTGTTGTCCAG ATTTTGCGTCAAAAAGCTACATCCATGAAGCAAGACTACACTGAGATGACGACTACT TCACAATCAGTTTCCGAGTTGAAGGACTTCGTGAAAAAGCTGAACTCATTGCCAGAAATCACT AGACACATAAATCTCGCTCAGCATCTGACAACATTCACATCAAAGCCTTCATTTCTGGGGCAGCTTGATATGGAACATACAATTGTTGAGTCTCAGAGTTATGACAT ATGCTTTGACTATATTGAAGAGTTGATCCACAAGCAGGAGCCTTTGACAACAGTCCTGCGCCTTCTAATCCTATTTTCCGTTACTAATTCTGGGTTGCCAAAGAAGCATTTCGACTACTTAAG GAGAGAACTACTACATAGCTATGGATCTGAGCACATAACAACCCTAAATAATTTAGAGAAAGCTGGGCTCTTTAAAAAGCAG GAGTCAAGGAGCAACTGGCTTACCATAAAACGTGCTCTGCAGCTTGTGGTTGAAGACACTGATACAGCCAA CCCCAATGATATCTCTTATGTCTTCTCTGGATATGCACCACTTAGCATTCGGCTGATCCAGCATGCCATTCGATCTGGATG GCGTCCTGTTGAAGAAATTTTGAAGCTGCTACCTGGACCTCACCTGGAAACAAAGAGG GGTGCATTCTCAAATAGCCCATCATTTGACTCTTTATCAGGGGTTTCAACCGGCATAGCCAA AGTACCTGATGGGAGGCGTGCCCTGGTGCTTGTTGTCTTTGTTGGAGGCGTTACCTTTGCAGAGATTTCTGCTCTTCGGTTTCTCTGTTCTCAG GAAGGCATGGCATATGATTTAATCATTGCAGCGACAAAAATAGTCGATGGACAAACTTTGGTCGAGACATTTATGGAGAAGCTAGGTTGA